One Stigmatella aurantiaca genomic region harbors:
- a CDS encoding cytochrome C oxidase subunit IV family protein, protein MAIVNETHTEHRNMQEHHGTARYWIVYGALLAFTLITVITGRMHLPTFGLLLALVIATVKGTLVLLFFMHLIDHKGANRLVMGVSLLFVVLMIAAPMADFATRFRGSNPPGSHVSDLKDLNFPEAQGDAIHGGSHDLKNPSTHP, encoded by the coding sequence ATGGCCATCGTCAACGAGACCCACACGGAGCACCGCAACATGCAGGAGCACCACGGCACGGCCCGGTACTGGATTGTGTACGGCGCGCTCCTGGCCTTCACCCTCATCACGGTGATTACCGGCCGCATGCACCTGCCCACCTTCGGGCTGCTGCTGGCGCTCGTCATCGCCACGGTGAAGGGCACCCTGGTGCTGCTGTTCTTCATGCACCTCATCGACCACAAGGGCGCCAACCGCCTCGTCATGGGCGTGTCGCTGCTCTTCGTGGTGCTGATGATCGCCGCCCCGATGGCGGACTTCGCCACGCGCTTCCGCGGTTCGAATCCTCCCGGCTCGCACGTGAGCGACCTGAAGGATCTCAACTTCCCGGAGGCCCAGGGCGATGCGATCCACGGCGGTTCGCATGACCTGAAGAACCCGTCCACGCACCCGTAG
- a CDS encoding cytochrome c oxidase subunit 3 family protein, translating into MSSAPAAHGAAPGPKFAEHFASLEVQNHAARLGMWLFLSTEILLFAGLFVCYACYRYLYPEAFALASRHLDLTLGTVNTVVLITSSLTAALAVHYAKEGKNNLVAVMVGLTLLMAVGFLVIKGFEYSHKFHEGTLPGKHYHYAGLQIPGAPMYFTIYFLTTGLHALHVTIGMGVLSWMGLRALTQKSFGPDNYTGMELASMYWHLVDLVWIFLFPMLYLV; encoded by the coding sequence ATGTCTAGCGCTCCGGCCGCCCACGGCGCGGCGCCCGGCCCGAAGTTCGCTGAGCACTTCGCGTCCCTGGAGGTGCAGAACCACGCGGCCCGCCTGGGCATGTGGCTGTTCCTCTCGACGGAAATCCTGCTCTTCGCGGGCTTGTTCGTCTGCTACGCCTGCTACCGCTACCTCTATCCGGAGGCGTTCGCGCTGGCGAGCCGCCACCTGGACCTGACGCTGGGCACCGTGAACACGGTGGTGCTCATCACCTCGTCGCTGACGGCGGCTCTCGCCGTGCACTACGCGAAGGAGGGGAAGAACAACCTGGTGGCGGTGATGGTGGGGCTCACCCTGCTGATGGCGGTGGGCTTCCTCGTCATCAAGGGCTTCGAGTACTCGCACAAGTTCCACGAGGGCACGCTGCCCGGGAAGCACTACCACTACGCGGGGCTCCAGATACCTGGGGCGCCCATGTACTTCACCATCTACTTCCTCACCACGGGCCTGCACGCGCTGCACGTCACCATCGGCATGGGCGTGCTGAGCTGGATGGGACTCCGGGCGCTCACCCAGAAGAGCTTCGGCCCCGACAACTACACGGGCATGGAGCTCGCCAGCATGTACTGGCACCTGGTGGACCTGGTGTGGATCTTCCTCTTCCCGATGCTGTATCTCGTCTAG